The following proteins are co-located in the Microcystis wesenbergii NRERC-220 genome:
- a CDS encoding helix-turn-helix domain-containing protein has protein sequence MLEKFEQVYLAEADNREKARKRKIGAGRKARLQSIKEKLFYILFYFKCYPTFDLAAVWFDFDRSQANRWVHRLQPILEKVLGEKKVLPLRKIERLEEFIQHFPEVKEVIVPRTFIPIARPKDAEKQKENYSGKKKRCTRKNLAASAEDKRILLLTPRKARKNP, from the coding sequence TTGTTAGAGAAATTTGAACAGGTGTATTTGGCGGAAGCAGACAACAGGGAAAAGGCAAGAAAAAGAAAAATCGGAGCTGGCAGGAAAGCTAGATTGCAAAGCATCAAAGAGAAATTATTCTATATCCTGTTTTACTTCAAGTGCTATCCAACCTTTGACTTGGCGGCAGTATGGTTCGATTTTGACCGCTCACAAGCGAATAGATGGGTACATCGCCTACAACCAATTTTAGAAAAGGTTTTAGGAGAAAAAAAGGTACTGCCCCTTAGAAAAATCGAGAGGCTCGAGGAATTTATCCAACATTTTCCAGAGGTGAAAGAAGTGATAGTCCCTCGGACCTTCATACCGATAGCTCGTCCCAAAGACGCGGAAAAACAGAAAGAGAACTACTCAGGAAAGAAAAAGCGATGCACCCGAAAAAACCTAGCAGCTAGTGCAGAAGACAAGAGGATTTTGCTGTTAACCCCTAGGAAAGCGCGGAAAAACCCATGA
- the larC gene encoding nickel pincer cofactor biosynthesis protein LarC: protein MERVNSSHDSKIVAYWDCPTGIAGDMCLGALVDLGVPLEYLIAQLKTLGIENEYQLRAEKVHRRGQIATKVHVDVTAEKSADHHHHHHHTPARHLPEIENLIKQANLPQKVQEWSLAVFQQLAIAEGAVHGIAPEKVHFHEVGATDAIIDIVGTCLGLDWLSVSELYCSSLPTGGGTVQAAHGRLPVPVPAVVQLFSQRQVPIYSNGIAAELVTPTGAAIVTTLAKSFGKPPKMQLEKVGLGAGTKDLPIPNLVRLWLGKKTPEKLDESETVAVLETQIDDLNPQAIAYLSEALLQAGALDVFSQAITMKKSRLGILLTVICGLDKIAICENMIFQETTTLGIRRTIQERSILKREIQSIDTVYGKIRLKVAYKESINQPITVQPEYEDCAAIARQHHLPWRSVHQMALTIWQEKNQS, encoded by the coding sequence ATGGAGAGAGTAAATAGTAGCCATGATAGCAAAATCGTCGCCTATTGGGATTGTCCCACGGGAATCGCCGGGGATATGTGTTTAGGGGCATTAGTAGATTTAGGAGTCCCCTTAGAATACCTGATTGCACAACTAAAAACTTTAGGAATTGAGAATGAATATCAGTTAAGGGCCGAAAAAGTGCATCGTCGCGGTCAAATTGCTACTAAGGTTCACGTCGATGTCACTGCCGAGAAGTCCGCTGATCATCACCACCATCATCATCATACCCCCGCTCGTCATTTACCAGAGATTGAAAATTTAATTAAACAGGCAAATTTACCCCAGAAAGTCCAAGAATGGAGTTTAGCGGTTTTTCAACAACTTGCGATCGCAGAGGGAGCCGTTCACGGGATCGCACCGGAAAAGGTGCATTTTCACGAAGTCGGGGCAACCGATGCCATTATTGATATCGTCGGGACTTGTTTGGGTTTGGATTGGCTATCGGTGAGTGAATTATACTGTTCTTCCCTACCCACCGGCGGCGGTACAGTTCAGGCCGCCCATGGTCGTTTACCGGTTCCTGTGCCAGCAGTAGTACAATTGTTTAGTCAGCGACAAGTACCAATTTATAGTAATGGCATCGCAGCGGAGTTAGTAACACCCACGGGGGCAGCTATTGTGACAACTTTAGCTAAAAGTTTCGGTAAACCGCCGAAAATGCAGTTAGAAAAGGTCGGTTTAGGGGCAGGTACAAAAGATTTACCGATTCCCAATCTTGTCCGGCTTTGGTTAGGGAAAAAAACACCGGAAAAGCTAGATGAAAGCGAAACCGTGGCAGTTTTAGAAACTCAAATTGATGACTTAAATCCGCAAGCGATCGCCTACTTAAGCGAGGCTTTATTACAAGCAGGGGCTTTAGATGTATTTAGTCAAGCAATTACTATGAAAAAATCTCGTTTAGGGATACTCTTGACAGTAATTTGTGGCTTGGATAAAATTGCTATTTGTGAAAATATGATCTTTCAGGAAACCACAACTTTAGGCATTAGAAGGACGATTCAAGAGCGATCGATCTTAAAAAGAGAGATACAATCGATCGATACTGTCTATGGTAAAATTCGGCTAAAAGTTGCCTACAAAGAGTCAATTAATCAACCGATTACCGTACAACCAGAATACGAAGATTGTGCCGCAATTGCCCGTCAGCATCATCTACCTTGGCGATCTGTTCATCAAATGGCTTTAACTATTTGGCAAGAAAAAAATCAGTCTTGA
- the hpf gene encoding ribosome hibernation-promoting factor, HPF/YfiA family — protein MKLLIQGNNIAVTEPIHDYVEQKLEKAVKHFNGITTKVDVHLSVEKNARIPDRHKAEVTVYANGTVIRAQEGSENLYASIDLVSDKIARQLRKYKERLVDHRTNATVKTSEVVQEKPLDDSLIGDRTPELPAEVVRMKYFAMPPMTIEEALTQLQLVDHDFFMFCNKDTNEINVIYQRNHGGFGVIQPRPVNLNGKEPH, from the coding sequence ATGAAGCTATTGATTCAGGGCAATAATATCGCTGTCACCGAACCTATTCATGATTATGTGGAACAAAAGCTGGAGAAAGCGGTGAAACATTTTAACGGCATAACCACAAAGGTCGATGTTCACCTCTCCGTGGAAAAGAATGCACGCATTCCCGATCGCCACAAAGCGGAGGTAACGGTTTATGCTAATGGAACAGTGATTCGCGCTCAAGAAGGAAGCGAAAATTTATACGCGAGTATTGATTTAGTTTCTGATAAAATCGCTCGTCAACTCCGCAAGTATAAAGAAAGATTGGTGGATCATCGCACCAACGCCACCGTTAAAACTAGCGAGGTGGTGCAAGAGAAACCCTTAGATGATAGCCTAATTGGTGATCGCACTCCCGAATTACCCGCGGAAGTAGTGCGGATGAAATACTTTGCCATGCCACCGATGACTATTGAGGAAGCGCTAACACAATTGCAATTAGTTGATCACGATTTCTTTATGTTCTGCAACAAAGACACTAACGAAATCAACGTTATCTATCAACGCAATCACGGCGGTTTTGGTGTTATTCAGCCCCGTCCCGTCAACCTAAATGGCAAAGAACCCCATTAA
- a CDS encoding transposase, which produces MKTENRIFSQVYSYLEQGSRFVDKRHLTVLSWMVTALLSSQSLNQARWEPFVQSRAEQANSYQRRWNRFCQNGRVAVEKIYIPLILKAIETWKEKGERLYLAIDTTLLWNQYCFVYLAVVCGGRAVPLMWMGLEHGSASLAFEKYEPLLDRAKGYLQGFENVMLLADRGFANQQLIQWLRKNTWHWCLRLPCDTLIYGVRRRGFGYEVRELYPPKRQACFYRNVQVWQEARITAHLALASVPGVKDNWAILSHEPPTLDTFWQYGLRFPIEHLFLDSKSGVFDGEHSRVRSAACLERLYLIVAISILFATLTGMAVQQSGSRRQVDAHFRRGLSYLKIGLRWLAGVVHKARPFLRLDHLFSVDPFPCFASRKARQDYYGKITFSFIQEFEAFT; this is translated from the coding sequence ATGAAAACCGAGAACAGAATCTTCTCCCAAGTTTATTCCTATCTAGAACAAGGAAGCCGATTTGTGGATAAAAGACATTTAACCGTCCTCAGTTGGATGGTGACAGCCCTACTCAGTAGTCAAAGTCTCAATCAAGCCAGATGGGAACCCTTTGTACAAAGCAGAGCCGAACAAGCCAATAGTTATCAGAGACGGTGGAATCGCTTTTGCCAGAATGGAAGAGTAGCGGTGGAAAAGATATACATCCCCTTAATATTGAAAGCCATCGAGACTTGGAAGGAGAAGGGGGAAAGACTTTATCTAGCAATAGATACCACTCTGTTGTGGAATCAATACTGCTTTGTCTATCTAGCGGTGGTCTGCGGGGGGAGAGCCGTCCCCTTGATGTGGATGGGATTAGAACATGGTAGTGCCAGCCTAGCTTTTGAGAAATACGAACCCTTGTTGGACAGAGCCAAAGGCTATCTTCAGGGCTTTGAGAATGTCATGCTGTTAGCCGACCGAGGCTTTGCCAATCAGCAATTAATTCAATGGCTCAGGAAAAATACTTGGCATTGGTGTCTTCGCTTACCTTGCGATACCCTCATTTACGGTGTTCGCCGTCGGGGTTTTGGCTATGAGGTCAGAGAACTCTATCCTCCCAAACGGCAAGCCTGCTTTTATCGCAACGTTCAAGTCTGGCAGGAGGCTAGAATCACTGCTCATCTTGCTTTAGCCTCTGTTCCAGGGGTTAAGGATAATTGGGCAATTCTGAGCCATGAACCTCCTACCCTTGACACCTTCTGGCAGTATGGTCTTCGTTTTCCCATTGAACATCTCTTTCTCGACAGTAAATCGGGCGTTTTTGACGGGGAACATTCTCGTGTTCGCTCTGCTGCTTGTTTAGAACGTCTCTATCTCATTGTTGCCATTTCTATTCTCTTTGCTACTTTAACTGGCATGGCGGTTCAACAATCTGGCTCTCGCCGTCAGGTTGATGCTCATTTTCGGCGTGGTTTGAGTTATTTGAAAATTGGTTTACGTTGGCTGGCGGGAGTTGTTCATAAGGCGCGTCCCTTCTTGCGACTTGACCACTTATTTTCTGTTGACCCTTTTCCCTGTTTTGCTTCTCGCAAAGCTCGTCAGGATTATTATGGCAAAATTACCTTTTCTTTTATTCAGGAGTTTGAGGCTTTCACATAA
- a CDS encoding Hsp20/alpha crystallin family protein encodes MAFTLYSPFLEINSVQRQIDQLFQEVLPTTSLVSRPPVEISVNEDSVELKIELPGMDIKDIDVEVSKQMVAINGQRECAAEVKNSEFYYGKFSRLITLPVEVQNSQVTANYQDGILYLTLPKAATEKNKVVKVNLG; translated from the coding sequence ATGGCTTTCACTCTTTATTCTCCCTTCCTGGAAATTAATTCTGTCCAACGTCAAATCGATCAACTTTTTCAAGAAGTATTACCGACAACTTCATTGGTGTCTCGTCCCCCAGTGGAAATCTCCGTTAACGAGGATTCCGTGGAATTAAAAATCGAATTACCCGGTATGGATATTAAAGATATCGATGTGGAGGTTAGCAAGCAAATGGTGGCTATTAATGGGCAACGTGAATGCGCTGCCGAGGTAAAAAACAGCGAATTTTATTATGGTAAATTTAGTCGCTTGATTACCCTGCCAGTAGAGGTGCAAAATAGCCAAGTTACCGCTAACTATCAAGACGGTATTCTTTATCTCACCCTCCCGAAAGCGGCGACAGAAAAAAATAAAGTGGTTAAAGTTAATCTTGGTTAG
- a CDS encoding IS630 transposase-related protein: MAAPYSDDLRQKAVSAVERGEKKSHVCRTLNISRNTLDLWLKRKKQTGTVAAKTNYRRGPKPKIDDLEAFQKLAEQYGHLTQEKMAQKWANPVSRMRIGQALKRIGFTRKKKLMATEKEMKKPEKSFSKKSEVMPRKDLSILMKLE, translated from the coding sequence ATGGCAGCACCCTATAGTGATGATTTAAGACAGAAAGCAGTGAGTGCCGTAGAGCGAGGGGAGAAAAAAAGCCATGTCTGTCGCACCCTCAATATTAGTCGTAATACATTAGACCTATGGCTGAAACGGAAGAAACAAACTGGGACGGTGGCCGCTAAAACTAACTATCGTCGAGGGCCGAAGCCCAAAATTGACGATTTAGAAGCCTTTCAAAAGTTGGCCGAACAATATGGGCATTTGACCCAAGAAAAAATGGCGCAAAAATGGGCTAACCCAGTCAGTAGGATGAGAATTGGTCAAGCGCTCAAAAGAATTGGATTTACTAGAAAAAAAAAACTTATGGCTACAGAGAAAGAGATGAAGAAGCCCGAAAAGAGTTTCTCCAAAAAATCAGAGGTTATGCCCCGGAAAGATTTGTCTATATTGATGAAGCTGGAATAG
- a CDS encoding L-threonylcarbamoyladenylate synthase produces MATIYSLHPENPQQRSIQEICHALKNGAIMLYPTDTVYAIGCDLNVKSAVERVRQIKQLSNDKPLTFLCSSLSNISEYAVVSDYAYKIMRRVIPGPYTFLLPATKLVPKVVMNPKRKTTGIRVPDHVICRTILETLENPIISSSAHLPDQEGDFPTKGLESARLFDALDHIVDLIIEDGSAPGSEVSTIVDFTGDQPEIVRQGLGWLELQQWL; encoded by the coding sequence ATGGCTACTATTTACTCTCTCCATCCCGAAAATCCCCAGCAACGTTCTATCCAAGAAATCTGTCATGCCCTTAAAAATGGGGCAATTATGCTTTATCCTACCGATACTGTCTATGCGATCGGTTGCGATCTCAATGTGAAATCCGCCGTCGAACGAGTTCGCCAAATCAAGCAACTATCTAATGATAAACCCTTGACGTTTCTCTGTTCTTCTTTGTCGAATATTTCCGAGTACGCAGTGGTCAGCGATTATGCTTATAAGATTATGCGACGAGTCATACCCGGTCCCTACACTTTTCTCTTACCGGCGACTAAATTAGTGCCGAAAGTGGTGATGAATCCGAAGCGGAAAACCACCGGTATCCGGGTTCCCGATCACGTTATCTGTCGCACTATTCTCGAAACCCTAGAAAATCCCATTATCTCTAGTTCTGCCCATCTTCCCGATCAGGAGGGGGATTTTCCCACCAAGGGATTAGAATCCGCTAGGCTATTCGATGCCCTCGATCATATAGTTGATTTAATTATCGAAGATGGTTCGGCTCCCGGTTCGGAAGTGTCAACAATTGTTGATTTTACCGGCGATCAACCGGAGATTGTGCGTCAGGGTTTGGGTTGGCTGGAATTACAACAATGGTTATAA
- a CDS encoding transposase family protein: protein MPAQIPVLVDSGFQGVQKQYVNIRLPHKKPKGGELTAEQKQENRELAKERVVGENAFSGVKRYRAVSDIYRNRVANFDAQLILTACGLWNFYGCGSISIN from the coding sequence ATCCCTGCTCAAATCCCAGTCTTGGTTGATTCAGGATTTCAGGGAGTGCAAAAACAGTATGTAAATATCCGTTTGCCCCACAAAAAACCGAAGGGAGGAGAGTTAACAGCAGAACAAAAACAAGAAAATCGAGAACTAGCCAAAGAAAGAGTTGTGGGTGAAAATGCTTTTTCTGGGGTGAAAAGATACCGTGCAGTTTCCGATATTTATAGGAATCGTGTAGCTAATTTTGATGCTCAATTAATCTTAACGGCTTGTGGATTATGGAATTTTTATGGGTGCGGCAGCATAAGCATTAATTAA
- a CDS encoding DUF29 domain-containing protein, giving the protein MKNQLSQLYETDFNLWLEQTVNHLKKGNLQALDLDNLIEEISDMGRNNRREVFGRLKVLLMHLLKWQYQPEKRTNSWINTIDEQREQLELIFRDSPSLKPYLADIFAECYQKAVRGTVNETNLPKETFPVDCPFTQEQVLNWDYFPENSF; this is encoded by the coding sequence ATGAAAAATCAATTATCTCAGCTTTATGAAACTGATTTTAATTTGTGGCTTGAGCAAACCGTAAACCACTTAAAAAAGGGCAATTTACAGGCCCTTGATTTAGATAACTTAATCGAAGAAATATCCGATATGGGACGTAATAATAGACGGGAGGTATTCGGCCGTTTAAAAGTTCTCTTGATGCACTTACTTAAATGGCAATATCAACCGGAAAAACGGACTAATAGCTGGATAAATACCATTGATGAGCAAAGAGAACAATTAGAGCTTATTTTCAGGGATAGTCCTAGCTTAAAACCCTATTTAGCCGATATTTTCGCAGAATGTTATCAAAAAGCAGTGCGAGGGACGGTAAATGAAACTAATTTACCAAAAGAAACTTTTCCGGTTGATTGTCCTTTTACCCAGGAACAGGTTTTAAATTGGGATTATTTTCCTGAAAATAGCTTTTGA
- a CDS encoding DUF6603 domain-containing protein, with amino-acid sequence MADFLTLNQLNKNLTDAISQGSLLLIKSLLDSGNLIDFLETLPQQQLLINNVKILLADKQLTVIGDIQEKWGVKGLNKKQLSNINLSLIFTEIQPNTPLSAKLGITGQISINQKNIIIVGDLKENSNLEFSLAQQSLQTFQIQEIADFSTNSHLVNFIPLGEELFNSVLIKDLSLEFGFKNELPTLININSETSTKDWEVIPEIITLKNMGIVIQSKYNFIGNELSLVFGGNIYATLNIGQDYQISIPFQDGNLWIITIIPNQGNVLPGLLDLAHFIGKDSLKNSVENGLNNLDLGAISIDDITIAFDLNLKKIIYVSLLSSITFLGARINLYTQLPDFQFAGSLDRNSNISLKALIEHYFAKADDFPELDITELSLTAYPSESLYSIHTIIQDVWDFKIASSSIAIAELELELTKSGNSISGSITASLMVVDVSVFIIAKSPENRGNGWQFEGKTATGNEIHLGRLINELARKFGTDTTLPSSVSDLIIENIGVSFNTKTKDFTFTCESQFPIDHQNIDITVNINILRQLDLSYKKHFDGHITIGSLKFALIFDTDQTSTKFLAAYHDDQTVKVKDLIGYIDSQLKEDIPEGLEIRLKDALFAYSKQQTLTNFLFGLNIDGGINLSNLPLVGREFPPNETLKISLQVLVTKANFTAPELQTLNTLYTDGGIKLPTTDINQRLDLIPSLQFGSEIQQLELPITINKQTGQIEGTTPPRDNNLSPPVVTPSSIPTPISDSTKWFTLQKSLGPVHFQRIGLKYQDSKIWVLLDASLNLAGLSLSLDGLGVNSPLNQFDPKFDLKGIGIDYKGSDTLEIGGAFLRTTRNGIDEYDGAAVIKFNVKGKALKLSAIGSYAYFEGHPSLFIYALLDYPIGGPSFFFVTGLAAGFGYNRALKVPTIDQVATFPLVAEAVNPPPAEGSNSDQAARLTGELTKLRDYIPPETGQIFLAIGVKFNSFKTIDAFVLLTIAFGNRFELNILGLATLIAPANVGADVTPVAEVQLALKASFLPAEGFLGIIAQLTPNSYILSQACHLTGGFAFYGWFAPNVHEGDFVLTLGGYHPLFKVPDHYPKVPRLGLNWQVSPELFLKADAYFALTPSAIMAGGHLQATWNSGPLSAWFNAGADFLMSWKPYHYDISIYVDMGVSYTFQFFGTQHITVQLGADLHIWGPEFTGIAHIHLWIISFDVSFGSSASQAPTAIDWNEFKTSFLPAADAICTIAVKEGLVRKVNQDDKTDLGIINPKDLCLVTNSVIPIKTCHVNLNTQGINTQFGIGPMAVTPGQLTSTLTISVTRDGKSLSSAEFDEDFACSPLFKKVPVALWGESLTPSLNGNQFIENTLSGLEIKPKKQPEPGATQAINRSELQFSTTSINNAYHWRTISTFQEETTKDISSTIVDNAVKNSRENLLKALNLNSEKIDLSATIADNLLGSPKIGVLVN; translated from the coding sequence ATGGCAGATTTTTTAACACTGAATCAACTCAACAAAAACCTAACCGATGCTATATCGCAAGGGAGCCTTTTACTCATAAAATCTTTACTTGATTCGGGCAATTTAATTGATTTTTTAGAGACTCTACCTCAACAACAATTACTCATTAATAATGTCAAGATTTTACTAGCCGATAAACAATTAACTGTCATAGGAGACATTCAGGAAAAATGGGGAGTTAAAGGATTAAATAAAAAACAACTGAGCAATATAAATCTATCATTAATCTTTACTGAAATTCAGCCCAATACCCCTTTAAGTGCAAAACTAGGGATTACTGGGCAAATCAGTATTAACCAAAAAAATATTATTATTGTTGGTGATTTGAAAGAAAATTCTAACTTAGAATTTTCTCTTGCTCAACAATCATTACAAACATTTCAAATTCAAGAAATTGCCGATTTTTCAACTAATTCTCATTTGGTTAATTTTATACCACTTGGAGAAGAATTATTTAACTCTGTTTTGATTAAAGATTTAAGTCTAGAGTTTGGTTTTAAAAATGAACTTCCTACATTAATTAATATCAATAGTGAGACATCTACTAAGGATTGGGAAGTTATCCCAGAAATAATTACCCTGAAAAATATGGGTATAGTTATTCAATCCAAATACAATTTTATAGGGAATGAACTTTCTTTAGTATTTGGAGGAAATATTTATGCAACTCTCAATATAGGGCAAGATTATCAAATTAGTATCCCTTTTCAAGATGGGAACTTATGGATAATAACGATTATTCCTAATCAAGGAAATGTTTTGCCTGGCTTATTGGATTTAGCACATTTTATTGGCAAAGATTCCCTGAAAAACTCGGTCGAGAATGGACTCAATAATCTTGATCTAGGAGCAATATCTATTGATGATATTACTATTGCTTTTGATCTCAATTTAAAGAAAATCATTTATGTATCACTACTCAGCAGTATTACATTTCTCGGTGCTAGAATAAATCTTTATACACAATTACCTGACTTTCAATTTGCTGGTTCTTTAGATCGCAATAGTAACATTAGCTTGAAGGCTCTTATTGAGCATTATTTTGCTAAAGCAGACGATTTTCCTGAACTAGATATTACAGAATTGAGTTTGACTGCTTATCCCAGTGAAAGTTTATATAGTATTCATACAATTATTCAAGATGTTTGGGATTTTAAAATTGCTAGTAGTTCAATAGCAATTGCTGAACTTGAATTAGAATTAACGAAATCAGGTAATAGTATTTCTGGTTCAATCACAGCTAGTTTGATGGTTGTAGATGTTAGTGTTTTTATCATTGCTAAATCTCCAGAAAATAGGGGTAATGGCTGGCAATTTGAAGGTAAAACAGCAACAGGAAACGAAATTCATTTAGGAAGACTGATTAACGAGTTAGCTAGAAAATTTGGTACTGATACAACCCTACCTTCATCTGTATCAGACTTAATTATTGAAAATATTGGAGTATCATTTAACACAAAAACTAAAGATTTTACCTTTACCTGTGAGTCTCAATTTCCTATTGATCATCAAAATATAGATATTACGGTCAATATTAATATTCTCCGACAATTAGATCTTTCCTATAAAAAACACTTTGATGGGCATATCACCATTGGTAGCTTAAAATTTGCCCTCATTTTCGATACTGACCAAACCTCTACCAAATTCCTCGCTGCTTACCATGATGACCAGACGGTAAAAGTTAAAGACCTAATTGGTTATATTGATTCTCAGTTAAAAGAGGATATACCAGAAGGACTAGAAATCAGACTAAAAGATGCTTTATTTGCCTATTCTAAACAACAAACCTTAACTAATTTTCTCTTCGGTTTAAATATTGATGGTGGCATTAACCTCTCTAACCTGCCCTTAGTTGGACGGGAATTTCCTCCCAATGAAACCCTGAAAATTTCCCTACAAGTCTTAGTAACTAAAGCGAATTTTACAGCCCCAGAACTACAAACCTTAAACACTTTATACACCGACGGAGGCATTAAACTACCCACCACCGATATTAACCAACGTCTCGACCTTATCCCCTCGCTTCAATTCGGAAGCGAAATCCAACAATTAGAACTCCCCATCACCATCAATAAACAGACGGGTCAAATAGAAGGAACAACCCCCCCACGGGATAATAACCTTTCTCCCCCAGTCGTCACCCCTTCCTCTATTCCCACCCCAATTAGTGATAGTACCAAATGGTTTACACTGCAAAAAAGCTTGGGTCCCGTCCACTTTCAAAGAATTGGTCTGAAATACCAAGACTCAAAAATCTGGGTTTTATTAGATGCTAGTCTTAACCTAGCTGGACTTTCCCTCTCCCTCGATGGACTTGGCGTTAACTCCCCCCTCAATCAATTTGACCCCAAATTTGACCTTAAAGGCATCGGCATCGACTACAAAGGCAGCGACACCCTAGAAATAGGAGGCGCATTCCTCAGAACTACCCGAAACGGCATAGACGAATACGACGGTGCCGCCGTTATCAAATTTAACGTCAAAGGCAAAGCCCTCAAACTTTCCGCCATTGGGTCCTATGCTTATTTTGAAGGACATCCCTCCCTCTTTATCTACGCCCTCCTCGACTACCCCATCGGTGGACCCTCCTTCTTCTTCGTCACCGGGTTAGCCGCCGGCTTTGGCTATAACCGCGCCCTCAAAGTCCCCACCATTGACCAAGTTGCCACCTTCCCCCTCGTCGCCGAAGCGGTTAACCCTCCTCCGGCTGAGGGTTCTAACTCAGACCAAGCCGCCCGACTCACAGGAGAACTAACCAAACTCCGAGACTATATCCCCCCCGAAACTGGGCAAATATTCCTCGCCATTGGCGTTAAATTCAACTCCTTCAAAACCATTGATGCCTTTGTTCTGCTTACCATCGCCTTTGGCAACCGCTTTGAACTGAATATCTTGGGTTTAGCCACCCTCATCGCCCCTGCAAACGTAGGCGCAGACGTAACCCCTGTTGCCGAGGTACAACTTGCCCTCAAAGCCAGTTTCCTGCCCGCCGAAGGTTTCCTCGGTATTATTGCCCAACTGACTCCTAACTCTTATATCCTTTCCCAAGCTTGTCATCTCACCGGAGGTTTTGCCTTTTATGGCTGGTTTGCCCCTAACGTCCATGAGGGGGATTTTGTCCTCACTTTAGGGGGTTATCATCCCCTCTTTAAAGTCCCAGACCATTATCCGAAAGTTCCTCGCCTTGGGCTTAATTGGCAAGTTAGCCCAGAACTTTTCCTCAAAGCCGATGCTTATTTTGCTCTAACTCCCTCCGCTATTATGGCAGGGGGACACCTCCAAGCCACTTGGAATAGTGGTCCTCTGAGTGCTTGGTTTAACGCCGGGGCAGACTTTCTCATGTCTTGGAAACCCTATCACTACGATATTTCTATCTATGTTGATATGGGAGTATCCTATACTTTCCAATTTTTCGGGACTCAGCATATTACTGTTCAATTAGGGGCAGATTTACACATCTGGGGACCCGAATTTACAGGTATTGCCCATATTCATCTTTGGATTATTTCTTTTGATGTGAGCTTTGGTAGCAGTGCCTCGCAAGCACCCACAGCCATTGACTGGAATGAGTTTAAAACCTCTTTTCTCCCTGCTGCTGATGCTATTTGTACCATTGCCGTTAAAGAGGGTTTAGTCAGAAAAGTTAATCAAGATGATAAAACAGATTTAGGGATCATTAATCCCAAAGATTTATGCTTAGTCACTAATTCAGTAATTCCCATTAAAACTTGTCATGTTAATCTTAATACTCAGGGAATTAATACCCAATTTGGCATTGGCCCCATGGCGGTCACTCCTGGTCAATTAACCTCAACCTTAACGATTAGTGTAACGAGAGATGGCAAGTCTCTAAGTTCAGCAGAATTTGACGAAGATTTTGCTTGTAGTCCCCTATTTAAAAAAGTTCCCGTCGCACTTTGGGGCGAATCTTTAACCCCTAGTTTGAATGGTAATCAATTTATTGAAAATACCCTATCTGGATTAGAAATTAAACCTAAAAAACAACCAGAACCAGGTGCAACCCAAGCCATTAATCGCAGTGAATTACAATTTAGCACTACTTCAATTAATAATGCTTATCATTGGCGAACAATTAGCACTTTTCAGGAGGAAACCACTAAAGACATTAGTAGCACTATTGTAGATAACGCAGTCAAAAACTCTAGAGAAAATTTACTAAAAGCACTAAATTTAAACAGTGAAAAAATTGATCTCAGTGCAACAATTGCCGACAATTTATTAGGTTCACCTAAAATTGGGGTTTTAGTTAATTAA